The Allorhizobium ampelinum S4 genome has a segment encoding these proteins:
- a CDS encoding extracellular solute-binding protein, whose translation MQNFNITRRHFGLLAAGAAAAATLPFAARAAGGTAVAATFPGNWEDGYRFVLTPLVKEAGFDLTVAPALAQDQLAKVMASPGNPPYDTLLMSPGQMAVAIENDLIQKIDPSKLKNWSMLDPAFQGEYGPTVTVEVNGIAYNPDLVPAPKGYRDLFENPAYKGLVSWTGFASNTGVMAYTEIARIFGNGPTDMDAVFKLFKDNPEQIKGVVASTNHQMTLFQQGEIAVFMCSTGNVARLKSMGLKAEFVQPETGSPAAPVNIHLTKGAKNIDAAYTYMDAAISKAAQDKLKLPPTEMFPTNKEVALTPGIEAYVKREQLATLVYPDWAAINKNRAEWIRQFDALVAG comes from the coding sequence ATGCAAAACTTCAACATCACAAGACGTCATTTCGGACTGCTTGCCGCCGGTGCGGCTGCGGCCGCCACGCTGCCCTTCGCTGCCCGCGCCGCTGGTGGTACGGCTGTTGCGGCGACCTTCCCCGGAAACTGGGAGGATGGCTACCGCTTCGTGCTGACGCCGCTCGTCAAGGAAGCCGGTTTCGACCTGACAGTCGCTCCCGCCTTGGCGCAGGACCAGCTTGCCAAGGTGATGGCAAGCCCCGGCAACCCGCCTTACGATACCCTGCTGATGTCGCCCGGTCAGATGGCCGTCGCCATTGAGAACGACCTCATTCAGAAGATCGATCCGTCCAAGCTCAAGAACTGGAGCATGCTCGATCCGGCATTCCAGGGCGAGTACGGACCGACCGTGACGGTCGAAGTCAATGGTATCGCTTATAATCCTGATCTGGTGCCGGCTCCGAAAGGCTATCGCGACCTGTTCGAAAACCCGGCTTATAAAGGCCTGGTATCCTGGACCGGTTTCGCCTCCAACACCGGCGTGATGGCCTATACCGAAATCGCCAGGATTTTTGGGAACGGTCCGACCGACATGGACGCCGTGTTCAAACTGTTCAAGGACAATCCCGAGCAGATCAAGGGCGTCGTCGCCAGCACAAACCATCAGATGACCTTGTTCCAGCAGGGCGAAATCGCTGTCTTCATGTGCTCGACCGGCAATGTTGCGCGCCTCAAGTCCATGGGCCTCAAAGCCGAGTTCGTCCAGCCGGAAACTGGCTCTCCGGCGGCTCCCGTCAACATCCATCTGACCAAGGGCGCGAAGAACATTGACGCAGCCTATACCTATATGGACGCCGCCATCTCAAAGGCCGCGCAGGACAAGCTGAAACTGCCACCAACCGAGATGTTCCCGACCAATAAGGAGGTCGCTCTTACACCCGGCATTGAGGCCTATGTGAAACGCGAACAGCTGGCCACACTGGTCTACCCCGACTGGGCGGCGATCAACAAGAACCGTGCGGAATGGATCCGCCAGTTCGATGCTCTCGTCGCCGGTTGA
- a CDS encoding ABC transporter ATP-binding protein has translation MAETSKAAEGKHLSIRGLTHSYGGQNAISDISFEIEAGEIVALLGPSGCGKSTVLRAIAGLIQPKSGVIKLGGQDLANVSARSRGIGMVFQNYALFPHLTVAENIAYPLACQQVPRAKRRERVEEMLSLVQLKSYGNRLPRELSGGQQQRVAVARAIAGRPSLLLLDEPFGALDRALRFDLQVELLHLQKTLGITTLIVTHDQEEAQSLAGRLVLMNKGNVEQIDTPMAVYDRPKTLFVNTFIGQANVLHGTVERLDADATSIALVNGKAIALPRRLNFTIGSKVTMTFRPEDVRLSANPSDLALPARVTVSVPLGPTLVHDLLLDDGTGLRASQVRSPSTFIPEPGAQLFAEIDTARCHAFPSEPEASSQ, from the coding sequence ATGGCAGAGACCTCAAAGGCCGCAGAGGGCAAGCATCTCAGCATTCGCGGTCTGACACACAGCTATGGCGGACAGAACGCGATCAGCGACATCTCGTTTGAGATAGAGGCTGGCGAGATCGTCGCTCTTCTCGGGCCAAGCGGCTGTGGCAAATCTACCGTCCTGCGTGCCATCGCGGGGCTGATCCAGCCGAAGAGCGGGGTTATCAAGCTTGGCGGCCAGGACCTTGCCAATGTTTCGGCCCGCTCCCGCGGCATCGGCATGGTGTTCCAGAATTACGCCCTGTTTCCGCACCTGACTGTGGCCGAGAACATCGCCTATCCACTGGCCTGCCAGCAGGTTCCGCGCGCAAAGCGCAGGGAAAGGGTGGAGGAAATGCTCTCACTCGTGCAGTTGAAGAGCTACGGCAACCGGCTGCCACGCGAACTTTCCGGCGGTCAGCAGCAGCGTGTCGCGGTTGCCCGCGCCATTGCCGGACGCCCCTCGCTTCTGCTGCTCGATGAACCGTTCGGGGCGCTCGACAGGGCGCTTCGTTTCGATCTGCAGGTCGAGCTTCTGCATTTGCAGAAGACGCTCGGGATCACGACGCTGATCGTTACGCATGATCAGGAAGAAGCCCAGAGCCTCGCCGGTCGGCTCGTGCTGATGAACAAGGGCAATGTCGAGCAGATCGACACGCCCATGGCCGTTTATGACCGGCCGAAGACGCTTTTTGTCAACACCTTCATTGGCCAGGCCAATGTGCTGCATGGGACGGTGGAGCGCCTGGATGCAGATGCAACCAGCATTGCGCTGGTGAACGGCAAGGCCATTGCTCTGCCGCGTCGACTGAACTTTACGATCGGTTCCAAGGTGACAATGACCTTCCGTCCCGAAGATGTCCGTCTGTCTGCCAACCCGAGTGACCTTGCTTTGCCGGCCAGGGTGACCGTATCCGTGCCACTTGGGCCGACGCTCGTCCACGATCTTCTTCTTGACGATGGGACAGGCCTTCGCGCGTCGCAGGTCCGCAGCCCTTCCACCTTCATTCCAGAGCCGGGAGCCCAACTCTTTGCCGAGATCGACACCGCCAGGTGTCACGCCTTTCCGAGCGAACCGGAAGCATCCAGTCAATGA
- a CDS encoding ABC transporter substrate-binding protein — MRSVTKSLKDSLAGIAFALLATSTLAAEGTAIKMVPDAEVTKLPGIAFDQSLADRLPSAIRDKKAIKVATDLTPPISFQAEDGKLIGIDADIAAALGVILGIDVQMTNVGAGAAIVPAVVSKRFDMTISGINDDVELEKQVDVIDYMFDATTIMTIKGNPLGIKSMEDLCGKKVAAPVGTFQARLVEAASAKCSKPINIISIPKMPDVLQAVRTGRADATVNGFATSVYTTKNQTGKGVGLQALPDVRLAVGYLGMLTSKDNPELRDVVIASLQHMVDSGAYKAIMEKWGLGPLAVTTVKFNDAASMPVN, encoded by the coding sequence ATGCGCAGCGTCACGAAAAGCCTCAAAGACAGCCTGGCCGGCATCGCATTCGCTTTGCTCGCGACCTCGACACTTGCCGCAGAAGGGACCGCCATTAAGATGGTGCCCGACGCGGAAGTCACGAAACTGCCTGGTATCGCGTTCGACCAGAGCCTGGCAGACCGCCTGCCGTCTGCCATCAGGGACAAGAAAGCCATCAAGGTGGCAACCGACCTGACGCCCCCGATCAGCTTTCAGGCCGAGGATGGAAAACTCATCGGGATCGATGCTGATATTGCCGCAGCCCTCGGCGTTATTCTCGGGATCGATGTTCAGATGACCAATGTCGGCGCTGGCGCCGCAATCGTACCGGCTGTCGTCTCCAAGCGTTTCGACATGACAATTTCCGGCATCAACGACGATGTGGAACTGGAAAAGCAGGTCGATGTCATCGACTACATGTTTGATGCCACGACGATCATGACCATCAAGGGCAATCCACTCGGCATCAAGAGCATGGAAGATCTGTGCGGCAAGAAGGTTGCTGCCCCCGTCGGTACGTTCCAGGCGCGCCTGGTTGAGGCCGCATCGGCAAAATGCTCGAAACCTATAAATATCATCTCGATTCCGAAAATGCCTGACGTCCTGCAAGCTGTTCGCACCGGTCGCGCCGACGCGACCGTTAACGGCTTCGCGACAAGCGTTTATACGACGAAAAACCAGACCGGTAAGGGTGTTGGCCTTCAGGCGCTTCCGGATGTCCGCCTCGCAGTCGGTTATCTCGGCATGCTGACGTCGAAGGACAATCCGGAACTGCGTGATGTGGTCATCGCCTCGTTGCAACACATGGTCGACAGCGGCGCCTACAAGGCGATCATGGAGAAATGGGGCCTTGGCCCGCTCGCCGTGACGACTGTCAAGTTCAATGACGCCGCCAGCATGCCGGTGAACTGA
- a CDS encoding amino acid ABC transporter permease produces MSLFAQPVSMAIAPPIGKPIRWGQITSGTSAILALALLITIVARNQSVQWGEIPRYMVDPVILSGVVLTLQLTSGAMVFGIAFGCIVAVMATSQNIVLKALAIAFVWWFRGVPLIVQIFFWFNIALFIPEVGIGSYSISINALVTPALAGFLALGLHEAANMSEIIRGGLTAVDRGQREAASSLGLRPLQTLRTVVLPQAVRLIVPPTGNQAIGMLKASAIVSVIGMQDLLTQAQAIYARNFLVIELLCVASLWYLLITTLASIGQYFLEKHLAPKGRNAGAQKDQPRRG; encoded by the coding sequence ATGTCGCTTTTTGCTCAACCCGTCAGCATGGCTATCGCACCTCCGATCGGCAAGCCGATACGGTGGGGGCAGATTACATCAGGCACCAGCGCGATTCTTGCGCTGGCGCTCCTCATCACCATCGTCGCGCGAAACCAGAGCGTTCAATGGGGCGAAATACCCCGTTACATGGTTGATCCAGTCATCCTCAGCGGCGTTGTTCTGACCTTGCAACTGACATCAGGCGCAATGGTGTTCGGTATCGCTTTCGGCTGCATCGTTGCTGTCATGGCAACAAGTCAGAATATCGTTTTGAAAGCCCTGGCAATTGCCTTCGTCTGGTGGTTTCGTGGCGTGCCGCTCATCGTCCAGATCTTCTTCTGGTTCAACATCGCGTTGTTCATTCCGGAAGTGGGCATTGGCAGCTACTCCATATCGATCAACGCGCTCGTCACTCCGGCACTTGCCGGGTTCTTGGCGCTGGGCCTGCATGAAGCCGCCAATATGAGCGAGATCATTCGCGGCGGATTGACCGCCGTCGACCGGGGCCAACGAGAGGCAGCCTCGTCACTCGGCTTGCGACCACTTCAGACCCTTCGAACCGTGGTTTTGCCCCAAGCGGTCCGTCTGATCGTACCGCCTACGGGCAACCAGGCGATTGGCATGCTGAAGGCCAGCGCCATCGTATCCGTCATCGGTATGCAGGATTTGCTGACCCAGGCGCAGGCCATCTATGCGCGCAACTTCCTTGTCATCGAGCTCCTGTGCGTTGCGTCGCTCTGGTACCTCCTCATCACAACCCTTGCTTCGATTGGCCAGTATTTCCTGGAAAAGCACCTGGCCCCGAAAGGCCGGAACGCCGGTGCACAGAAAGATCAGCCGCGACGCGGCTGA
- a CDS encoding sugar phosphate isomerase/epimerase family protein, which produces MRLGIDGQKLPEAKKRGPLKSLDHVRELSLSGIFFSTVLDMSETLDPGELRDIRAKADELGLYLEAGIGKINPYCSAEAPEFRAIGDGDVILGFIRMIEASAAIGCRELWVSPGNFKSEYRGRLANDRFRTDVTWDEQLTAIEKVLQKLAPVARANGVHLNMETHDEITSFEILRLIEAVGEECMGVVFDTANGLQRAEHPVFAAKRVAPYVRQTHIKDAYVGHATGGLDFQTRPVGRGIVDFATIIPILAKANSELNLSLEVAASVEDKPRKANPRQCIEINDPIWRAGHPDLTAEELEAYLALVDAFEKRVAAGEIPDWETYEANQYGYPSYQHQSYGFNEAITFIKTSARHIEEVCTQNSIPLSTPSTKQHAA; this is translated from the coding sequence ATGAGATTAGGAATTGACGGACAAAAACTGCCCGAAGCCAAGAAGCGTGGGCCGCTCAAAAGCCTTGATCACGTCAGGGAACTCAGTCTTTCTGGCATCTTCTTCAGCACGGTCCTTGATATGAGTGAAACGCTAGACCCGGGCGAACTGCGCGACATCAGGGCCAAAGCCGATGAGCTTGGCCTTTATCTCGAAGCCGGTATTGGCAAGATCAACCCCTATTGCAGCGCTGAAGCCCCGGAATTCAGGGCAATCGGCGATGGCGACGTCATCCTCGGCTTTATCAGGATGATCGAAGCGAGCGCAGCAATTGGCTGTCGCGAACTTTGGGTGTCGCCGGGAAATTTCAAATCAGAATATCGCGGGCGCCTGGCCAATGACCGCTTCCGGACCGATGTTACCTGGGACGAGCAATTGACCGCCATTGAGAAGGTGCTGCAAAAGCTGGCGCCCGTGGCGCGTGCCAATGGTGTTCACCTCAACATGGAGACCCATGACGAGATCACCTCCTTCGAAATCCTCCGGCTGATCGAAGCGGTCGGTGAGGAGTGCATGGGTGTCGTCTTCGACACAGCAAACGGCCTGCAACGGGCAGAACACCCGGTCTTCGCTGCAAAACGCGTTGCTCCCTATGTTCGCCAGACCCACATCAAGGATGCCTATGTCGGCCATGCCACAGGGGGTCTCGATTTCCAGACCCGTCCGGTCGGCCGGGGCATCGTCGATTTCGCCACGATCATCCCCATCCTTGCCAAGGCCAATTCCGAACTGAACCTTTCCCTTGAAGTCGCCGCCTCCGTCGAGGACAAACCCCGCAAGGCCAATCCTCGCCAATGCATCGAGATCAACGACCCGATCTGGCGCGCTGGCCATCCGGACCTGACAGCCGAAGAACTGGAGGCCTATCTGGCACTGGTGGATGCGTTCGAGAAACGTGTGGCCGCCGGAGAGATCCCGGACTGGGAAACCTATGAGGCCAACCAGTATGGCTACCCAAGCTATCAGCATCAGTCCTACGGCTTCAATGAGGCGATCACGTTTATCAAAACCTCAGCGCGCCATATCGAAGAGGTTTGCACACAAAACAGCATTCCGCTTTCAACGCCATCGACAAAGCAGCACGCGGCTTGA